A part of Tachysurus vachellii isolate PV-2020 chromosome 4, HZAU_Pvac_v1, whole genome shotgun sequence genomic DNA contains:
- the LOC132844784 gene encoding proteasome inhibitor PI31 subunit-like: MAGLEVLYTSVASSITSPEDAVVCFIHWEIVKSGYKCLGTGDEPLNGEKKSELLPASWNTNKEMYTLRYRSNDDKSNLLLKAITVDDSSLIFNLLDSASDKITDLTITVSDYVNEANLQSFESLYKNTGDLAKRLNSSLLPAVKDQGGVMNKRRERFTDTEPNPDHDPLSVPTGHPSASCPPDWTEPVNPFAAGRADLDPLSGSAEGMIVDPLHAGFPCPGLDPSSGTPGNLPPGSVHPRARFDPILPFGRHRAGPDPDHLPRPGYNDTM, translated from the exons ATGGCAGGACTTGAggtgttgtatacgagtgtggcGAGTTCTATAACATCTCCTGAAGATGcggttgtgtgttttattcactgGGAAATTGTGAAGAGTGGATATAAATGTTTGGGAACTGGAGATGAG CCCCTAAATGGAGAGAAGAAATCAGAGTTGCTTCCTGCATCCTGGAACACAAACAAGGAGATGTACACGCTGAGATACAGATCAAATGATGACAAGTCCAACCTGCTCCTCAAAGCCATCACAGTTGATGATTCCAGCTTGATTTTTAACTTGCTG GATTCAGCTTCAGACAAGATCACAGACCTGACTATTACTGTTAGTGATTATgtaaatgaagcaaatctacAATCATTTGAAAG TCTGTACAAGAACACAGGAGATTTGGCTAAGAGGCTGAACTCATCACTGCTACCTGCAGTGAAAGATCAGGGAGGTGTGATGaataaaagaagagagagatttACAGACACAGAGCCCAACCCAGACCATGATCCCCTGAGTGTACCTACCGGACATCCCTCTGCTTCATGCCCTCCAGACTG GACAGAACCAGTGAATCCATTTGCTGCAGGAAGGGCTGACCTTGATCCCCTTAG TGGGTCAGCAGAGGGCATGATTGTGGATCCATTACATGCAGGCTTCCCTTGTCCTGGCTTGGACCCTTCAAGTGGAACTCCTGGAAACCTCCCTCCAGGGTCTGTGCACCCTCGTGCCCGTTTTGACCCTATTCttccatttggcagacacagagCTGG GCCAGACCCTGATCACCTGCCCCGGCCAGGCTATAATGATACGATGTAG
- the si:ch73-193c12.2 gene encoding putative uncharacterized protein DDB_G0271982: protein MENGVGLTLEIGSTTVFKWTDANTAELIVWRVTNNSLFTGKKNTALRAFELFVKEKRLEGKVTPAWVKKKWENLRQKYKDIKSLSMMGGDPLVTPWKWYTVMDQALSGELTMAHSLLSNLSNLSNLSNLSSTSSPFPVPVSSSGQDAPPAKKRKEQYWLAALQELERRQEERERRAAEREEERERRAAEREEERERRAAEREEERERQALDREKKREHELLSRQDRWEMELQAREERREREYRDREERRDREAAAREDRLFKLLETFMSKQYNTH from the exons atggaGAATGGAGTAGGCCTAACGTTAGAGATTGGGTCCACTACAGTCTTTAAAT GGACTGACGCGAACACAGCAGAGCTGATTGTGTGGCGCGTCACTAATAACAGCTTGTTCACGGGGAAGAAGAACACCGCCCTGAGAGCCTTCGA GTTGTTTGTGAAGGAGAAACGGCTGGAGGGTAAAGTGACTCCAGCATGGGTGAAAAAGAAGTGGGAGAACTTAAGACAGAAATATaag GATATCAAGAGCCTCAGTATGATGGGAGGTGACCCGCTAGTGACTCCGTGGAAGTGGTACACCGTGATGGATCAGGCTCTGAGTGGTGAGCTCACTATGGCTCACTCACTTCTGTCTAATCTGTCCAACCTGTCTAACCTATCCAACTTGTCAAGCACATCCAGCCCTTTCCCTGTCCCTGTGTCCTCATCTGGCCAGGATGCTCCTCCTGCTAAGAAGAGGAAGGAGCAGTACTGGCTCGCTGCTCTGCAGGAGCTTGAGAGGAGGCAGGAGGAGCGCGAGAGGCGTGCTGCAGAGAGGGAGGAGGAAAGGGAGAGGCGGGCAGccgaaagagaagaagagagggagagacgggcAGCTGAgcgagaggaggagagagagaggcaggctcTGGATCGAGAGAAGAAGAGGGAGCATGAGCTGCTCTCAAGGCAGGACCGTTGGGAGATGGAGCTTCAAgccagagaggagaggagagagagggagtacagagacagagaggagcgGAGGGATCGAGAAGCCGCTGCCAGGGAGGACCGACTGTTCAAGCTCCTTGAGACGTTCATGTCTAAACAATACAACACGCATTGA
- the psmb3 gene encoding proteasome subunit beta type-3 codes for MSIMSYNGGAIMAMRGKNCVAIASDRRFGIQAQMVTTDFQKIFPMGDRLYIGLAGLATDVQTVSQRLKFRLNLYELKEGRQIKPKTFMSMVSNLLYERRFGPYYIEPVIAGLDPKTFEPFICSLDLIGCPMVTEDFVVSGTCAEQMYGMCESLWKPDLEPEDLFETISQAMLNAVDRDAVSGMGVIVHVIEKDKITTRTLKARMD; via the exons ATG TCTATAATGTCATATAATGGAGGGGCTATCATGGCCATGCGTGGGAAGAACTGTGTTGCAATTGCATCTGACCGGCGGTTCGGTATCCAGGCCCAGATGGTCACTACAGACTTCCAGAAAATCTTCCCCATGGGTGACAGACTCTACATTGGCCTGGCAGGACTGGCCACAGATGTGCAGACAGT ATCCCAACGGCTTAAATTCCGTCTCAACCTGTACGAGCTGAAAGAGGGGCGTCAGATCAAGCCCAAGACCTTCATGAGCATGGTGTCCAACCTGCTGTATGAGAGAAG GTTTGGGCCGTACTACATTGAGCCTGTGATTGCTGGTCTGGACCCCAAAACCTTTGAGCCTTTCATCTGTTCCTTGGACTTGATTGGTTGCCCCATGGTAACAGAAGATTTTGTGGTCAGCGGCACTTGTGCTGAGCAGATGTACGGCATGTGTGAGTCGTTATGGAAGCCTGACCTG GAGCCAGAGGATCTGTTTGAGACTATTTCACAGGCAATGCTGAATGCAGTTGATAGAGACGCTGTTTCAGGCATGGGAGTTATAGTACATGTCAT tgagaAAGATAAAATAACTACAAGAACCCTGAAGGCCAGAATGGACTAG
- the slc19a2 gene encoding thiamine transporter 1, with translation MSETWLYPTVLLCIYGFFSNLRPSEPFLTAFLIGPDKNLTEREVVNEIYPLWTYSYLVLLFPVFLATDYLRYKPVLILQATSYIITYVMLVKAQGVLAIQFLEFFFGVATATEIAYFSYIYSVVEPSSYQKVTGFCRSITLLGSAVGSLIGQILVSVAHVPLLTLSIVTLSSSCVAFLAPWFLPMPCKSLFFHQRKSRPQDKTAQELADKSEDYECKVPLGDNEGTKILKEKHGGPGSLVEVLKSLGADFVKCYSCRTLLAWSVWWALSTCGYFQVINYTQVLWENILPSKDFEIYNGYVETISTLLGALAAFCVGLVKVPWAVWGELALCIFSIAIAVAVYVMDTVRNIWVCYTAYVIFRATYMLLITIATFQIATNLSMKRYALVFGVNTFVALFLQTLLTLIVVDSAGLGLDIFPQFLIYGSYFAAIAVIFLIAGLYKVVTRRRAADGVKTESADTEQQTDSSSSETHIP, from the exons ATGTCTGAAACATGGCTTTATCCCACAGTTTTGTTGTGTATCTATGGCTTTTTCTCCAATCTCAGACCATCAGAGCCTTTTCTCACCGCCTTTCTGATTGGACCGGACAAAAACCTGactgagagagag GTTGTGAATGAAATCTATCCACTATGGACATATTCCTACCTGGTCttactgtttcctgttttcctgGCTACGGATTACCTCCGTTACAAGCCCGTGCTCATCCTCCAGGCAACCAGTTACATCATCACCTACGTGATGCTAGTGAAAGCCCAGGGTGTGCTGGCAATACAATTTCTAGAGTTCTTCTTTGGTGTGGCTACAGCCACTGAGATTGCGTACTTTTCCTACATCTACAGTGTGGTCGAGCCGTCCAGCTACCAGAAAGTGACTGGTTTCTGCCGCAGCATCACTCTGCTGGGATCCGCTGTAGGATCACTCATTGGACAGATACTGGTGTCAGTAGCCCATGTTCCGTTGCTTACCCTCAGCATCGTCACACTGTCCTCGTCCTGCGTGGCATTTCTGGCACCGTGGTTTTTGCCCATGCCCTGCAAGAGCCTGTTTTTCCACCAGCGTAAGAGCAGACCTCAGGACAAGACGGCACAGGAGCTTGCTGATAAATCGGAAGACTATGAGTGCAAAGTGCCACTTGGTGACAATGAAGGCACCAAG aTCTTGAAGGAGAAACATGGTGGCCCTGGAAGTCTTGTGGAGGTCTTGAAGAGTCTTGGAGCAGATTTTGTGAAGTGTTATTCCTGCCGCACTCTCCTGGCCTGGTCAGTGTGGTGGGCTTTGTCTACCTGTGGCTACTTCCAAGTGATAAATTACACCCAGGTTCTGTGGGAGAATATCCTGCCTTCAAAAGATTTCGAGATATACAATGGTTATGTAGAGACCATATCCACATTGCTCG gtGCCCTTGCTGCTTTCTGTGTAGGATTGGTTAAGGTACCATGGGCAGTGTGGGGAGAACTCGCACTCTGCATTTTCTCCATCGCCATTGCCGTGGCTGTGTACGTGATGGACACAGTCAGGAATATCTGGGTGTGCTACACTGCTTACGTGATCTTCCGGGCCACCTACATGTTGCTCATCACTATAGCAAC gttcCAGATTGCCACCAATCTAAGTATGAAGAGATATGCCTTAGTGTTTGGTGTGAACACATTTGTGGCTTTATTTCTACAAACGCTGCTTACTCTGATTGTGGTCGACTCTGCTGGCTTGGGCCTTGATATTTTTCCGCAG TTCCTGATCTACGGTAGTTATTTTGCTGCAATCGCAGTGATCTTCCTCATTGCTGGTTTGTATAAAGTGGTTACACGCCGTAGAGCTGCTGATGGCGTAAAAACTGAGAGCGCAGACACTGAACAGCAAACAGACTCCTCCTCTTCAGAGACTCACATCCCCTAA